A single region of the Mercenaria mercenaria strain notata chromosome 6, MADL_Memer_1, whole genome shotgun sequence genome encodes:
- the LOC128558054 gene encoding uncharacterized protein LOC128558054, which produces MDEYYTVTVDRYHIMTLDGYYTMTMDGYYAMTMERYYTMTMDRYHVMTIDGYYTMTMDGYYTMTMERYYTMTMDRYHVMTIDGYYTMTMDGYYTMTMDGYYTMTMDRYHVMTIDGYYTMTMDGYYTMIMDGYYTMTMIGYYTMTMDRYHVMTIDGYYTMTLDGYYTMTMIGYYTMTMDEYYTMTMIGYNTMTMDEYYTVTMDGYYTMTMDRYHVMTIDGYYTMTMDGYYTMIMDGYYTMTMIGYYTMTMDRYHVMTIDGYYTMTLDGYYTMTMIGYYTMTMDEYYTMTMIGYNTMTMDEYYTVTMDGYYTMTMDRYHVMTIDGYYTMTMDGYYTMIMDGYYTMTMIGYYTMTMDRYHVMTIDGYYTMTLDGYYTMTMIGYYTMTMDEYYTMTMIGYNTMTMDEYYTVTMDGYYTMTMDRYHVMTIDGYYTMTMDGYYTMIMDGYYTMTMIGYYTMTMDRYHVMTIDGYYTMTLDGYYTMIMDGYYTMTMIGYYTMTMDRYHVMTIDGYYTMTLDGYYTMTMDGYYTMTMIGYNTMTMDEYYTVTVDRYHIMTLDGYYTMTMDGYYAMTMERYYTMTMDRYHVMTIDGYYTMTMDGYYTMTMDGYYTMTMDGLEYYKHGLKKSHIIIHDIHYEITYRQKAGALYAERSDTSNDVETVCHIRRRLSGERVLQSAGGQVLIGPGIGKSMDGAVSQSRRAGGKSGISPERRRRDANSAVGISPSESVVVGVAV; this is translated from the exons ATGGATGAGTATTATACTGTGACTGTGGATAGATATCATATTATGACTTTAGATGGGTATTATACTATGACTATGGATGGGTATTATGCTATGACTATGGAAAGGTATTATACTATGACTATGGATAGATATCATGTTATGACTATAGATGGGTATTATACTATGACAATGGATGGGTATTATACTATGACTATGGAAAGGTATTATACTATGACAATGGATAGATATCATGTTATGACTATAGATGGGTATTATACTATGACTATGGATGGGTATTATACTATGACTATGGATGGGTATTATACTATGACTATGGATAGATATCATGTTATGACTATAGATGGGTATTATACTATGACAATGGATGGGTATTATACTATGATTATGGATGGGTATTATACTATGACTATGATTGGGTATTATACTATGACAATGGATAGATATCATGTTATGACTATAGATGGGTATTATACTATGACTTTGGATGGGTATTATACTATGACTATGATTGGGTATTATACTATGACTATGGATGAGTATTATACTATGACTATGATTGGGTATAATACTATGACTATGGATGAGTATTATACTGTGACTATGGATGGGTATTATACTATGACTATGGATAGATATCATGTTATGACTATAGATGGGTATTATACTATGACAATGGATGGGTATTATACTATGATTATGGATGGGTATTATACTATGACTATGATTGGGTATTATACTATGACAATGGATAGATATCATGTTATGACTATAGATGGGTATTATACTATGACTTTGGATGGGTATTATACTATGACTATGATTGGGTATTATACTATGACTATGGATGAGTATTATACTATGACTATGATTGGGTATAATACTATGACTATGGATGAGTATTATACTGTGACTATGGATGGGTATTATACTATGACTATGGATAGATATCATGTTATGACTATAGATGGGTATTATACTATGACAATGGATGGGTATTATACTATGATTATGGATGGGTATTATACTATGACTATGATTGGGTATTATACTATGACAATGGATAGATATCATGTTATGACTATAGATGGGTATTATACTATGACTTTGGATGGGTATTATACTATGACTATGATTGGGTATTATACTATGACTATGGATGAGTATTATACTATGACTATGATTGGGTATAATACTATGACTATGGATGAGTATTATACTGTGACTATGGATGGGTATTATACTATGACTATGGATAGATATCATGTTATGACTATAGATGGGTATTATACTATGACAATGGATGGGTATTATACTATGATTATGGATGGGTATTATACTATGACTATGATTGGGTATTATACTATGACAATGGATAGATATCATGTTATGACTATAGATGGGTATTATACTATGACTTTGGATGGGTATTATACTATGATTATGGATGGGTATTATACTATGACTATGATTGGGTATTATACTATGACAATGGATAGATATCATGTTATGACTATAGATGGGTATTATACTATGACTTTGGATGGGTATTATACTATGACTATGGATGGGTATTATACTATGACTATGATTGGGTATAATACTATGACTATGGATGAGTATTATACTGTGACTGTGGATAGATATCATATTATGACTTTAGATGGGTATTATACTATGACTATGGATGGGTATTATGCTATGACTATGGAAAGGTATTATACTATGACTATGGATAGATATCATGTTATGACTATAGATGGGTATTATACTATGACAATGGATGGGTATTATACTATGACTATGGATGGGTATTATACTATGACTATGGATGG GCTCGAGTACTACAAGCACGGCTTAAAGAAAagccacataattatacatgatatacattatgaaataacatatcGACAAAAAGCCGGAGCATTATACGCTGAGCGTAGTGATACAT CTAATGATGTAGAAACTGTCTGCCACATAAGAAGGCGGTTGTCGGGTGAGAGGGTTCTCCAGTCGGCAGGTGGCCAAGTTCTTATTGGTCCTGGTATTGGTAAGTCGATGGATGGTGCAGTGTCCCAGTCACGTCGGGCAGGAGGGAAAAGCGGCATCTCACCAGAAAGAAGAAGAAGAGATGCTAACTCAGCAGTAGGTATCTCACCGTCGGAATCTGTGGTAGTAGGAGTGGCAGTATAA